The Henckelia pumila isolate YLH828 chromosome 2, ASM3356847v2, whole genome shotgun sequence genome includes a window with the following:
- the LOC140881187 gene encoding piezo-type mechanosensitive ion channel homolog isoform X2, translating to MCAFGLLAYVGYILYAFPSLFRMHRLNGLLLVFILLWAASTYVFNVAFAYVNWKLGKDMEIWEMIGLWHYPIPGFFLLAQFFLGVLVAIGNLVNNSVFLCLSNEERQSSNENETEEAKKDAKVLIVATVAWGLRKCSRPIMMLLMFLIAMKPGFIHAVYVIFFFVYLLSHNINKGIRQSLILLCEAHFAILYILQLNLISRKLEQKGSISAEVLAQLGFLESDSSWDFLQIALLACFCAIHNRGFEMLFSFSAIVRHTPCHPIGFSILRAGLNKSVLLSVYASSNIRDDCEDSSDERKVALYLGAVEKKFLSMYRSFGTYISFLTILLAVYTVRPNYTSFGYIFLLLVWIIGRQLVEKTKSRLWFPLKVYAISVFIFIYMLSIFPTFEAWVSTKVDLNVCLGYDTEAPLLRNLWESLAIMIVMQLYSYERRRSKKIKPEDPNPLQSGILGFTKRFLIWHGQKILHIALFYASLSPISAFGFLYLLGLVFCSALPKASRTPSKLFLIYTGFLVEAEYLYQMWGKQARMFPGQKHHDWSLLLGLQVYRPSFKGLEAGLRAKILVIAACTLQYNVFHWLEKVPGSLLNGRSEEPCPLFFSPDDALHAVSSSNGDEQTFVKSSELSAQNHDFSTSRVSQDHDNRKYLFGYFWGNMKDSHKWNKKRILDLRQDRFEMQKTTLKVYLKFWMENMFNLFGLEINMIALLLASFALLNAISMLYIACLATCILLARPIVRRLWLIFVFLFAIILLAEYIVMWKTMTPLNHHASAESAARCHDCWKNSYLYFQYCEKCWLGLTVDDPRMLISYYVVFMVACFKVRADHASCFSGSYAYYQMVSHRKNAIAWQDLSFETKSMWTFLDYLRVYCYCHLLDLVLASILITGTLEYDILHLGYLGFALVFFRLRLTILKKKNKIFKYLRMYNFAVIVLSLAYQSPFVGDFNAEKCETIDYVYEVIGFYKYDYGFRITSRSALVEIIIFFLVSLQSYMFSLSEFDYVFRYLEAEQIGAIVREQEKKAAWKTEQLQHIRKSEEEKRQRNLQVEKMKSEMLNLQIQLHSMNSLPADDASSPVNEGLRRRKNASLNQTDTCKLAEQDGNINYAFPSNVHDSPGSSRPESPLAVDFTRYPTDAFFGEITEQEEYDSYNVVNDLDKVKKGRTQSQENPLASAVQLIGDGVSQVQSIGNQAVNSLVSFLNIAPQDSDSDSYGPLHMEGPSDEKKSSDIRDLRLNRSSSLQSDRSRTSDFSSLQIGRIVQHIWSQMRSNNDVVCYCCFVLIFLWNFSLLSMVYLGALFFYALCVNTGPDYIFWVIMLIYTEMYVLIQYLYQIMIQHCGFSVQSGLLRGLGFPTKRITSSFVISLLPLFLVYLSTLIQCSITAKDGEWFSAGINYGKGGILDQNKVHSDSSWVEKPMKFVQFMKQIVEMMVSSCSRYWKSLTQEVESPPYFVQLSMDVKVWPEDGIQPERLVSGMNQLLQLVHDEKCKNVVPNQWTCASKVQVQSIENSTENSNVALAVFEVLYASPLSECTPSENYKSLTPAADVAKEILEALSMGLAESIGFPYHVLSVVGGGKREVDLYAYIFGADLTVFFLVAIFYQSVIKNKSEILEYYQLEDQFPKEFVFILMIIFFLMIVDRIMYLCSLGTGKVIFYLFNLILSTYTVTDYAWNMDTSQKNAAGLALRAIYLTKAVSLALQATQIRYGVPHKCTLYRQFLTSKISRVNYLGHRLFRALPFLYELRCVLDWSCTTTSLTMYDWLKLEDINASLYLVKCDNVLNRATHKQGEKQTKMTKICNGICLFFILICVIWTPMLIYSNGNPTNIANPINDASFQLDIKTVGGRLTLYQTTLCEKLSWNDFNANVDFDPEEYITSYNVNDIQLVCCQADASTMWLVPDVVQKQFIRSLNSSSMDIKFSWVLTRDRPKGKETVKYERSVDPSDLPKSSEVELVLKGSFSSFRVNNIYPRYFRVTGSGEVRPFEQEVNDVSADLILHHGSSEWWSFHDINSFDKNWCGGLSGPMAVIASEETPQGFLGETLSKFSIWGLYITFVLAVGRFIRMQCSDLRMRIPYENLPSCDRLIAICEDIYAARAEGELGVEEVLYWTLVKIYRSPHMLLEYTNPD from the exons ATGTGTGCATTTGGATTACTTGCATATGTTGGGTATATTTTGTATGCTTTTCCATCCTTGTTCCGTATGCACCGGTTGAATGGATTGCTTCTTGTCTTCATTCTGTTGTGGGCTGCGAGCACATATGTTTTCAACGTGGCCTTTGCCTATGTGAACTGGAAACTTGGGAAG GACATGGAGATCTGGGAGATGATTGGATTGTGGCATTATCCAATTCCTGGTTTCTTCCTCCTAGCACAGTTCTTTCTTGGAGTTCTTGTAGCTATTGGTAATCTTGTTAACAATTCTGTTTTCTTATGCCTGTCAAATGAGGAGAGGCAATCGTCCAATGAGAATGAAACTGAAGAAG CAAAAAAAGATGCCAAAGTCTTGATAGTGGCTACAGTTGCTTGGGGGCTGCGCAAATGTTCTCGGCCAATTATGATGTTACTGATGTTTCTCATCGCAATGAAGCCAGGTTTCATCCATGCTGTTTATG TGATTTTCTTCTTTGTGTATCTTTTGAGCCATAACATCAATAAAGGGATTCGCCAATCCCTGATTCTTCTATGTGAGGCACATTTTGCGATTTTATACATTCTTCAGCTGAATTTGATCTCAAGAAAATTGGAGCAAAAAGGTTCAATAAGTGCAGAAGTGCTAGCACAGTTAG GGTTTCTGGAAAGTGATAGTTCTTGGGACTTCCTGCAAATTGCTCTGCTTGCATGCTTTTGTGCGATCCATAACCGTGGCTTTGAAATGTTGTTCTCATTTTCTGCTATTGTTCGACACACGCCTTGTCATCCAATTGGATTTAGCATTCTGAGAGCTGGTTTGAATAAATCAGTGCTTCTATCAGTATATGCTTCTTCCAATATCAGAGACGACTGCGAGGATTCTTCCGATG AGAGAAAGGTAGCTCTGTATCTCGGTGCAGTTGAGAAGAAGTTCTTATCCATGTACAGATCATTTGGAACCTACATTTCTTTTCTCACCATTCTTCTGGCTGTCTATACTGTAAGGCCTAATTATACATCATTTGGGTACATTTTTCTGCTCCTTGTCTGGATCATCGGAAGACAGCTTGTTGAGAAGACAAAGAGTCGTCTATGGTTTCCACTCAAAGTTTACGCAATTTCggttttcattttcatttatatGTTAAGCATATTCCCAACTTTTGAAGCATGGGTCTCCACAAAAGTTGATCTTAATGTATGCCTTGGTTATGATACTGAAGCCCCTTTGTTACGAAATCTCTGGGAGTCTCTAGCAATTATGATTGTCATGCAACTTTATAGCTATGAAAGAAGACGaagcaaaaaaataaaacccgAAGATCCTAATCCATTGCAGTCAGGGATACTGGGGTTCACCAAACGTTTTCTGATCTGGCATGGTCAAAAGATTTTGCATATTGCACTATTCTATGCTTCACTATCTCCGATAAGTGCCTTTGGTTTCTTGTATCTTCTTGGTCTTGTCTTCTGTTCAGCTTTGCCTAAAGCTTCGAGAACCCCATCCAAATTATTCTTAATCTACACAGGCTTTCTTGTGGAGGCTGAATATCTCTATCAGATGTGGGGTAAACAGGCTAGAATGTTTCCTGGACAAAAACATCATGACTGGTCTCTCCTTTTGGGTTTACAGGTGTATAGACCAAGTTTCAAGGGCCTAGAAGCAGGCTTGAGGGCAAAAATTTTGGTGATTGCTGCATGTACCCTTCAGTATAATGTTTTTCACTGGTTGGAAAAAGTGCCTGGTTCTCTTCTTAATGGAAGATCAGAGGAACCTTGCCCTTTATTCTTCTCACCAGATGATGCGTTGCATGCTGTATCAAGTTCTAATGGGGATGAACAGACCTTCGTGAAATCCAGTGAACTGTCTgcacaaaatcatgatttttctacaaGTAGAGTCTCTCAGGATCACGacaatagaaaatatttatttgggTATTTTTGGGGAAACATGAAAGATAGCCACAAATGGAATAAGAAAAGGATTCTTGACTTGAGGCAGGATAGATTTGAAATGCAGAAGACAACCCTAAAAGTTTATTTGAAGTTTTGGATGGAAAACATGTTCAACCtctttggccttgagatcaatATGATAGCACTATTACTTGCCAGTTTTGCTTTGTTGAACGCCATTTCTATGCTTTATATTGCTTGTCTCGCTACCTGTATTCTATTGGCACGACCTATTGTACGAAGATTGTGGCTGATCTTTGTCTTTCTGTTTGCTATTATTCTTCTCGCTGAATATATTGTGATGTGGAAAACTATGACACCTTTGAATCACCATGCTTCTGCTGAGAGCGCTGCACGTTGCCATGATTGCTGGAAAAACTCATATCTATATTTTCAATATTGTGAAAAATGTTGGCTGG GCCTTACTGTTGATGATCCTCGAATGCTAATCAGTTATTATGTGGTTTTCATGGTGGCATGCTTTAAAGTTCGTGCAGACCATGCCTCTTGTTTTTCGGGGTCATATGCATATTACCAAATGGTTTCTCACCGAAAGAATGCTATAGCTTGGCAAGATCTATCATTTGAAACCAAAAGCATGTGGACTTTTTTGGACTATTTGAGGGTTTACTGCTATTGTCATTTGTTGGATCTAGTACTTGCTTCCATCTTAATTACAGGAACCCTGGAGTATGACATTTTACACCTTGGGTACCTTGGCTTTGCTCTTGTGTTCTTCCGTCTAAGACTTACCATactgaagaagaaaaataagatCTTCAAGTATCTGCGAATGTACAACTTTGCTGTTATTGTTCTCTCTCTGGCCTATCAATCTCCCTTTGTTGGTGACTTTAATGCTGAAAAGTGCGAAACAATTGATTATGTATATGAGGTGATTGGATTCTATAAATATGATTATGGGTTTCGGATTACCTCAAGATCTGCTTTAGTCgaaataatcattttttttctgGTATCACTTCAATCATATATGTTCTCCCTGTCGGAATTTGATTATGTATTTCGGTACCTTGAAGCTGAACAAATTGGTGCAATTGTCCGAGAGCAAGAGAAGAAAGCTGCTTGGAAGACTGAACAGTTGCAGCATATTCGCAAATCTGAGGAGGAGAAACGTCAGCGTAACTTACAAGTGGAGAAGATGAAATCTGAGATGCTCAACCTACAAATTCAGCTCCACAGTATGAATTCCTTGCCTGCTGATGATGCTTCTTCACCTGTTAATGAAGGATTGAGAAGAAGGAAGAATGCTTCACTTAATCAGACAGATACCTGCAAACTTGCAGAACAAGATGGCAACATCAATTATGCTTTCCCATCCAATGTGCACGATTCCCCGGGTAGCTCTAGACCAGAGAGTCCATTAGCAGTAGATTTCACAAGGTACCCGACAGATGCTTTTTTTGGTGAGATAACAGAGCAAGAGGAGTACGACAGTTATAATGTTGTTAATGATTTGGACAAAGTTAAGAAAGGTAGAACCCAATCCCAGGAAAACCCTTTAGCTTCTGCTGTACAGTTGATAGGTGATGGTGTTTCCCAAGTACAGTCAATTGGAAATCAGGCTGTTAACAGTCTCGTGAGCTTTTTGAATATTGCACCTCAAGATTCGGATTCAGATTCATATGGGCCCTTACATATGGAAGGACCGTCTGATGAGAAAAAAAGTTCCGACATCAGAGATTTGCGCTTGAATCGGTCATCTTCGCTTCAGTCAGACAGGAGTAGAACTTCAGATTTCTCAAGTCTGCAGATTGGGCGGATAGTCCAGCATATATGGTCCCAGATGAGATCTAATAATGATGTAGTGTGTTACTGCTgttttgttcttatttttctttggaatttcagtTTGCTTTCTATGGTGTACTTGGGGGCTTTGTTCTTTTATGCTCTCTGCGTTAACACTGGACCTGACTACATCTTCTGGGTTATAATGCTAATCTACACGGAAATGTATGTTTTGATTCAGTATTTATATCAAATCATGATCCAGCACTGTGGTTTCAGCGTTCAGTCAGGCCTTCTGCGCGGGTTGGGGTTTCCAACAAAAAGAATAACATCGTCTTTTGTCATCAGTTTGCTACCtctatttttagtttatttatctACTCTAATACAGTGTTCTATAACTGCTAAAGATGGTGAATGGTTTTCAGCTGGAATTAATTATGGAAAAGGGGGGATACTtgatcaaaacaaagttcactcAGATTCTAGCTGGGTTGAGAAACCTATGAAATTTGTCCAATTTATGAAACAAATAGTTGAAATGATGGTTAGTAGCTGTTCAAGATACTGGAAATCTCTGACACAGGAAGTAGAATCTCCTCCATATTTTGTTCAGTTGTCCATGGATGTCAAAGTATGGCCAGAGGATGGAATCCAACCAGAGAGACTTGTATCTGGAATGAATCAGCTTCTGCAGCTTGTACATGATGAAAAGTGCAAGAATGTAGTGCCTAATCAGTGGACTTGCGCTAGCAAGGTTCAAGTTCAGAGCATTGAAAATAGTACTGAAAACAGCAACGTGGCTTTGGCTGTTTTTGAGGTTCTTTATGCCTCTCCATTAAGTGAATGCACACCATCAGAAAATTATAAATCTCTAACTCCAGCAGCTGATGTAGCTAAAGAGATACTTGAAGCTCTAAGCATGGGACTTGCTGAAAGCATTGGATTTCCATATCATGTACTCTCAGTAGTTGGTGGTGGCAAGAGAGAAGTCGATCTCTATGCGTATATCTTTGGTGCTGATTTGACTGTTTTCTTTCTGGTTGCTATATTCTACCAATCTGTTATAAAGAATAAAAGTGAAATTCTGGAGTACTATCAACTTGAGGATCAATTTCCAAAAGAGTTTGTATTTATTCTAATG ATAATCTTCTTTCTAATGATTGTTGATCGCATCATGTATCTATGCTCACTGGGGACAGGAAAagtcatattttaccttttcaacCTCATTCTCTCCACTTATACTGTCACCGATTATGCTTGGAATATGGATACTTCTCAGAAAAATGCTGCTGGATTGGCTCTTCGAGCAATATATCTTACTAAAGCTGTTTCTCTGGCGCTGCAAGCCACTCAAATTCGATATGGGGTTCCTCACAAATGCACATTATATCGTCAGTTTCTAACGAGCAAAATTTCTCGGGTTAATTATCTTGGCCACAGGCTCTTTCGTGCTTTGCCTTTTTTGTACGAATTGCGATGCGTCCTTGATTGGTCTTGCACAACAACATCATTAACAATGTATGACTGGCTGAAG TTGGAAGACATAAATGCAAGCTTGTACCTTGTCAAGTGCGATAATGTTCTGAACAGAGCTACGCATAAACAAGGAGAGAAACAGACCAAGATGACTAAGATCTGCAATGGCATATGTCTGTTCTTCATATTAATATGTGTTATTTGGACCCCAATGCTG ATATACAGTAACGGTAATCCGACAAACATAGCAAATCCAATTAATGATGCAAGTTTTCAGTTGGATATCAAGACAGTCGGTGGAAGGTTGACTTTGTACCAGACAACTCTTTGTGAGAAACTTTCATGGAATGATTTCAATGCAAATGTTGATTTTGATCCTGAAGAATATATAACCTCATACAATGTTAATGACATCCAACTCGTTTGCTGTCAAGCTGATGCAAGTACTATGTGGCTTGTCCCTGATGTGGTTCAGAAGCAGTTTATCCGTTCACTTAACAGTAGTAGCATGGATATAAAATTTTCTTGGGTTCTTACAAGGGACCGGCCAAAAGGAAAGGAAACTGTGAAATATGAAAGAAGCGTTGATCCATCAGATCTTCCCAAATCATCAGAAGTTGAGTTAGTTCTGAAAGGTTCCTTCAGCAGCTTTAGAGTTAATAACATTTATCCAAGATATTTTCGCGTTACCGGGTCTGGAGAAGTTAGACCTTTTGAGCAGGAG